Within Bacillota bacterium, the genomic segment CGATATGTTCAAACGCTTTCTGCACCAGCGGGAGCATGTTGACGCCGCCGATATCTTCAGGGATACCCTCGATGTAACGGATCAGCAATTCTTTGTTGCCGCCGCCGCCGGGGATAAGGCCCACACCCATCTCGACCTGGCCGATATAGGTTTCTGCCGCGGCATGGATCCGGTCACAATGGACACATATCTCCATTCCACCGCCAAGCGTCATGCCGTGGGGCGCCGCCACCGTTGGTATTTTTGCGTATTTGAGGGCCATGCATGCATCCTGGAATGCTTTGACCGACTGTTCGAGCATCTCCCATTCCCCGCCCTGGGCTGCCATCATGACGAGAGCCACGTTGGCACCCACGCAGTAGTTTTCGGCCTCGTTACCGACGACCAGCCCGATGTAATTTTTCTCCGCTTCCTCCACTGCTTCGAAGATAAAATCGGTAAAGGAGGGGCTGATTGCCTGCTGCGGTGCGTGCATCTCCAGGCAGACGATGCCGTCACCGAGATCGATCAGGCTGCCGTCGTCAACACTCTTGACTACTTTGTTCTGTTTCTTCAGGACATCCAGTTTGATGGGATCGGGGTTCTCCGCGATGATGCGGTTGCCCTTGACCATGAAGGAGACAGTCTTCACGGGGAAGTCGACCTTCTCGGTTCCGGTGGGAACCTTCTGGTAATCCTTGGTGCGGATATCGTAGAAATAAAGGTTGCCCTCGTTGTCTTCCCGATAGAATGAGTTGCATCCCTTGGCCAGCATTTCCTCGACGACGGCGGGGATGGCCTCTCCTTCTTCTTTCATCTTCTTGACGCTGTTTTTCAGCCCGATGGCATCCCAGCTTTCAAAGGGACCAAGTTTCCAGTTGAAGCCCCAGCGCATGGCCCGGTCGATATTGACAATATCATCGGCGATTTCGCCGATGAGGTTGGCCGAGTACTGCAGGAACTTCTTGGTCAGTTTCCAGGCAAATTGGCCGGCAGTGTCATCCGTTTCCAGCAGGAGCTTGAAGCCTTTATGCAGACCGGCTTGCTTGACCTTTTTCAGGGTGTCAATTTTGGGCCGCTCCAGAGGTATGTATTCCACGGTTTTATGATCGAGGACGTACCTGTTGGTTTTTCCCTCCACCCTCTCCTTCTTGTAGAAACCCTGTTTGGCCTTGTCGCCGAGCAGTTTTTTCTCCAGCATCGAGCTCAGGAACTTCGGCGGGGTCATGATTTCTTTCTCTTCCTCATCATCGGATTTATCGAAACAGGTTTTAGCCACGTTGACAAAGGTGTCCAACCCTACGAAGTCAAGGGTCTTGAACGAGGCCGTTTTCGGATGGCCCATGGGCGGGCCGGTGATGGCATCGACTTCAGGTATGGTAAGATCCATCTCCTCCATCAATTTGATGGTGTACATCATGGCATAGGTTCCGATACGATTGGCGACAAAGTTGGGGGTATCCTTGGCAAAGACAACGCCTTTACCCAAGGATTTCTCGCAGAAATTGTGCATGTAATCGGTCACTTCTTTGATCGTTTCCCGGCAAGGGATTATCTCCAGCAATTTCATGTGGCGTGGAGGGTTGAAGAAGTGGGTGCCGATGAAATAGCGGCGGAAATTTTCGGAACAATCACTGACCATCTCGTTGATGGAAAGCCCCGATGTGTTGGAAGAAACGATGGTACCCGGAGTCCAGTACGATTCCAGGTTCTTGAACAATTTTTTCTTGATTTCCATATTTTCAAGGATAACCTCGATGATCCAATCCACATCCTTCAGTTTTTCCATGTCATCCTCGAAGTTTCCGACGGAGATCAGTTCTGCAGAAGAATTTTTGTAGAGAGGATTCATCGGAGCAGGCCTTTTCTTGATCAGCCCAGCTTTACCCGCATTGGACAGACGATTGCGAACGGCCGGGCTGTCCAGGGTCAAGCCTTTCTTTTCCTCGTCGGGGGTCAGCTCCCGGGGGACGATATCCATCAGGAGAACCGGGATTCCCACGTTGGCCAGATGAGCGGCAATGGTGGCTCCCATCACTCCTGCGCCAAGAACGGCAGCTTTTTTAATCTCTTTTACGGCCATCAAAATACCTCCTTGTTACTTTTTCCTCACATCTTTTATGAACATGTACGACAACTCTTCACGGACAACGGTTACCGTGTTTTCTGAAAATCACCTCCCAGAGCAAGATACAATAGAAACTGTTAAATAAATACAACTATACATGAATGTCGGCATGGGGCTTCGGTAAATATCGCCAGCCGTCATTTTGAAAACGCAAGAATATGAATATACTTATAAATATATTCGATAAATTAATACAATTTCCTTCAGATTTGTTATGGAACAAAAAAAATAATTAAACAATTTAAATATTTTGGGAGGCAACATATCGGAATGCACTTTGCTCCAGTGGGTCGGGGGCATGCTTTTACGTTGTCATTGCTATGGAAGTAAATGAACTCATAGGAGACGTTGTGCTTTGCTCCGGTGGTTATTGCAATGGTGATTGGTAGTAGAAAGTAAGTGGTCAGGATTTCCTGTCGCGGCAGGCTGCAGCCGCTCGCTCGGAATGAGATATAATAGTAAACAGCCGCTTGTCAATGTTTGGGCAGGCCGGGAAAAGTGCCCATGATGTACACCGTTGCCGGCCAATCGATGAAAAAAGGGCCGCCGATGGCTGTCGACGGCCCTTGCACACACTTATTCATCTGCGGGTTTTTCCAGTTGATCAATTTCGAGTTTTACTTCATCAAGTTCGGCCTGGAGTGCATCCGCTTCCATCCTGAGCAGTTCCGCTCTTTCGGAATCAGAGAGGTGGGGGTAGGCTCCGGGGCCGGGCCCGTAGTTGTAGAACCATTGACGGCAGAGTCCCAGGCCGCGCCCCCATCCGCGTCCAAATCCGGCACCGCGTCCAAATCCGGCACCACGTCCAAACCCGGCACCACGTCCAAACCCGGCACCACGTCCAAACCCGGCACCACGTCCTCTACCGTAGCCGTATCCAAAATAACCTCTGTTCATTTTCATTCCTCCTTTCAATGTTGATGGTTGTTTTCCAACAGAACAAAACGGTTGTTTCCAACCAGTTCTAACTTACCGGGGGGGGCGGCGCCTCCAGGCACGTTCCGGGCCAGATCCCGGATTCCGGACACGTCTTTGCCCGGGGCCGAGGCCCCAAAAACGCGCACCTTGACTGCCAGATGCCCCCGGTTGTGAAATGCGTTGCCGTCTCGGCATTCCGGAGGTTCTGTCGATGCATAATCCGCGGCCGTGACCTGTCCTTCTTCCTCTTCCGGAGGGGCCGGTTCCATCAAAAGCCGGCATCTTGCACACCTCCCTCGCTCATTTTATTCCTGATGACAGTGGCCTCTGTCCAGAAAAAGAGTTTCCATTGTGTATGCTCACCAGTTAATTTTCTATTATCCCCTTTTCTGCGGGCTGCCATCTTCATGAGAAAACAGCAGTCAACAGGAAAAATAACGGGTATATACCCATAAATAATTATAACTTATTCTGGACACAAGTCAATAGAAAAATGGCAATCGATGAAATATATTTTGCCGAAAGGTGAAATCGGGGGAACCGAGAGCGCGGTGGGATGGTCAATATATTGAAGACGCGAACAGGAAGATAAAGAAAAATGGGAACGAGGGAGATGAAGAGAGATGAGGATAGCTTTGAACAGGAAGAGGGAAGCTGTTATTTTTGTTATGGTCACGGTCCTGGCTCTGGTGGCGGTCTATTATTTTTATGATCATGTTTTTCCGCATGCAGGCCGGAACAACATCACGGAGGGTTCCCTTCCGGTCGTCGGGTCTCACAATCATCTGCAGAAATTGTTGAAGCAGAGGTTCACCACACGGAGTGGATTGTTTCGCAACCTGGCCATCAGGTTGGAGTCCGGCGACAAGGAAGCCATGGGGATGTTTGCATACGGTTCCGACTTCGATGGAATCTCCGGGCTGGAGGAAGATGGGGATGGATCCGCGGAGGGGGTTCCCGATCATGCGAGTACCAATCTGCAGGTTCAGGGTGTGGATGAGGCCGATATCCTCAAGACTGATGGGCGTTACATCTATCATGTCAACGGGCAGAGGATCGTGGTGGCCGATGCTTACCCGCCGGCGGAGATGAAGGTTCTGGATATGATTGACTTCGAGGAAGATTTCCGGCCCCTGGAACTTTACCTCGATGAACGTTACCTCGTGGTTATGGGCATGGCTTTCGATGATATCCCCGCTGGCGGGGGTGATCCCGAGCCGATGCCGGAAGCGGAGATAGAGATTTACCCGCCGCCTTCCCGTTACCGATCCATGGTCACCGTCAAGGTCTTCGACATCGGTGACAAAGCCGGGATCAAGGAGGTCAGGGAGATCGGGGTGGAGGGTAACTACGTTTCCTCGAGGAAGATCGATGAGGCCCTTTATTTCGTGGTCAACAAGGATATCGATGTTGGCCGGATCATGGAGGACAGGAAAGGGGCCGGGCAGGAAAGCACGCCTTCGTATCGCGATACGGCCGAAGGAAGCGAAGATCTTGTCGATATCGGATATGATGAGATCAGCTATTTCCCCGAATTTACCACGCCGAACTACATGATCGTCGGCGGGATCAATCTGGATCGTGTCGAGGAGGAGGTGAAGTTGCAGACTTTTCTCGGTGCCGGGGAAAATATATACGCATCGCGGGAAAATCTTTACGTGGCCGTTACCGGTTATGAATTCAAGGGGTGGGGAGGAACGGGTTCCCACACGGTAACTTCCACCACCCTGTACAAATTTGCTCTGGAAGGCGGGTCCGTTGCATACAGAGGGAAGGGAGAGGTTCCCGGCCGGATACTGAACCAGTTTTCGATGGATGAGCATGATGATTATTTTCGCCTGGCGACCACGACGGGGGAGGGCTGGCGTGCTGATGAGCATACCTCGAAGAACAATCTATATATCCTTGACGAGACCCTGGAGATCGTGGGAAAGGTCGAGGGTATTGCTCCGGGAGAGACGATCTATGCAGCAAGATTCATGGGTGACCGGGGTTACATGGTCACTTTCCGGACGACAGATCCCCTCTATGTTCTTGATCTCGGGAATCCCCGCCATCCCCGGATTCTGGGTGAATTGAAGATACCGGGGTACAGTGATTATCTGCATCCCTATGATGAGAATCATCTCCTGGGATTCGGGAAGGAGGCCGAGGAGGTACAGCCCGGAGAAATTTTTGCTCAACCGTTCGCCCTTCAGGGAGGGATGAAGGTAGCTCTCTTCGATGTTAGCGATGTAAGCAGACCGGTGGAAAAGTACAATATCACCATCGGGGGCCGGGGTACAGATTCTGAATTGTTGAGGGATCACAAGGCACTTCTCTTCAACAAGGAGAGGGATCTCCTCGCTTTCCCGGTGATGGTCATGGAGGATCGGCAGGGAAAGGGCACCCGGGACGATTTCCATGAAACGGAATTCGTTTTCCAGGGTGCTTACGTTTATCATTTCAACCTGGAAGACGGCTTTGAGCTGAAGGGGAAGATCAGCCATCTTTCCGATGAAGATTTTGCCCGTTACGAACAATACCGGTACGGCGGGGAGAAGGATGTGGAAAGGATCATCTTCATCGGAGAGGCGCTCTACACCGTTTCGGGTTCAGAAATCAGGGCTTCCGATCTGGATACACTGAAGAAGATCAACAACTTGCTCATCGAGCAGGAAAGGCGTTAGAAAAGAAAAAAGAACCTGGCATACCGTGATATGAATGTGGAAAAGGGAAAGCGGGAGGCTTTCCCTTTTTTGCGGGGGTCTTTCCGGGAAAAATTAAAATAGAGGGGTGGCCGGTCTGAAATAAAAGGGCATGAATGCAGGGGCGGGGTTTCTTCGGGTCAAGGCGGCGTGCGCCTTCTGCTAAAAATCGGTGTCGAGGATTGCTCCGGCCATGCGGTCCTTATCGACCACGGTGTGGTGCCTGATTGTTCTTTCCTCCAGGCGGTGCAATCCCGCGGGGATTGATTGGCCCGTTTTCCGGGCTACCATATCCAGGAGTTCGTATTCTGTTCTGCCCCTGATCTGTTCGGCATCAAGAAGTGCATGGGCCACGCTGGTGTTGAATTTGAAGGGGCTGGCCGTGGAGGCGATCACGGTCACGGCGGTGTCCGCCGTGACCTTCAGGTATTTTTCATGGACAGCCATACCCACCGCGGTGTGGGTGTCGAGGGGGTAACCATATTCATTGTAAACACGGCGGATGGTGGCTATTGTTTCATGATCGTCAGCGGAGGCGGAGAAGAAAATTTCACCGATGAGGGCTGCCGTGGCCGGATCAACCTTGTAAAGGCCGCGGGATTGCAGTTCACCCATCCACCGGGATACTCTTTCGGGATCCCGATCGGTGAGTTCGAAAAGCAATCTTTCCAGGTTGCTGGAGATCAAGATGTCCATTGACGGAGAGATGGTACGTACAAAATCACGCCGACGGTCGTAGATCCCGGTGCGGATAAATTCTGCCAGCACATCGTTGCGATTGGTGGCGCAGATGAGCCGCCCGATGGGCAGTCCCATGCGTTTGGCATAATAGGCGGCAAGGATATTGCCGAAATTGCCGCTGGGGACGACAAAATTGATCGGTTCCCCCTGCTTGATATTTCCTTTTCCCAGGAGGGTGAGCCAGGCGTAAAAATAATAGACGATCTGGGGTAACAGGCGCCCCCAGTTGATGGAGTTGGCCGAAGAAAACTTGTAGCCCCGGGCGGCGATCTTCTTCCGCATGGAATCATCGGCGAAGATAGCTTTTACTCCGGACTGGGCATCGTCAAAATTTCCTTGCACGGCGATCACGGAGACGTTTTTCCCTTCCTGGGTGATCATCTGCTGCTTCTGGATCTCGCTCACCCCTTCCTGCGGGTAGAAGACGATGATCCTGGTGCGCTCAACATCGCGGAATCCTTCCAGGGCAGCCTTGCCCGTATCTCCCGAGGTGGCTACAAGGATGAGGATACCGGCATCCTCCCCCGTTTTTTCCATGGATCTGACCAGTAGATGAGGCAGCAGCTGCAGGGCGATATCCTTGAAGGCACAGGTGGGGCCGTGCCAGAGCTCCAGAAAATGGAGCGGGGGGGCAAGTTGATGCAGGGTTACCACTTCGGGAGCAGCAAATTTTCCCGTGCGGTAGGCAGCATCGATTGCCCGGTGCAACTCCCCGGAGGTGAAATCTGTCAGAAAGAGGCTCAGTATCTCGATGGCAAGGGCATGGTAGCCGAGGCCCGCCCATCTTTCGGGGGCGGCAACTGTAACGGTCTTGCCGGGGACAAAAAGCCCGCCATCAGGCGCTAGCCCCGACTTGATGGCCTGTGCCGAAGAAACGGGTGCGGTTCTCCCTCTGCTGCTGATATAGTTCATGATTACTGCTCCTTCCGGGCCGGAGGACGGATAACTTGAAACAGGATCGGGAAAGCCCGTTTTGGTCTCCGATGACAACCATAGTATATAATAATCGGCAAGAAAAAGAAAAGGAAGGTAAATTTCCATGCCGCGAGAAGTGCGAACCTTTCCGCAGCGGAAGGAATGAATCGACTCATTCCTTGCTTGAACGGGTTGATGCCATCGTTTCCCGGGAAATCGTTTTTCCTGTAGCTACGATAATCGCGATTTCACTTCCTGGTGATAAATATTATAATTTATCAGAAATAAAATAAAAGAAGGGAAATGGTCAAGGTATAAAGAAGACTAATTAATTAACTATTTGAACTATTCCATAATTTAATAAAAAGGAGGATGAGTTATCAAAGATGTCTGATAGAAGTGACAATCCGTTACACAAGATAATGAACCCGCGTTCCATCGCCACGGTGGGAGCGGGTAACAATCCTTTCAAGATGGGAACCTTGCAGGCTCTGAGTATCATCAAGGATGGTTTCAAGGGAAAGTTCTTGCCTGTTCACCCCTCTGACAGGACTGTCCTTGGCTATCCGGCTTACCCGTCCGTGGCCGATCTGCCCGAGGTGCCCGACCTGGCTCTGTTCATCGTTCCCACCGCCATGGTAGTTCCGTTGCTTGCCGATTTTGGCAAGATCGGTACCCGCTATGCGGTTGTAAGCACGGCTGGTTTCAGGGAGATCGGTACCGAAGGCGGCGAACTGGAGAAGAAATTGAGGGAGACGGCCGATAGATACGGTATCCGTTTTCTGGGGCCCAACTGTATAGGACTGATCAATGCCCATCTGCCTTTGAATATAACGGTCATGACTCTGGATCAGAAACCGGGTGCACTGGGCATGGCTTCCCAGAGCGGAACTTACATCACACAGACGCTTGCATACCTGAGGCGCAGAGGATTCCATTTCAGCAAGGCCATAAGCGTTGGCAATGAGGCCAACATCGACATTGTTGATGCGTTGGAATATCTGGGTGAAGATGAGGAGACGAAGGCTATTGCTCTCTACATTGAGGGGATCAAGGACGGTGACCGTTTCATAGAGGTGGCGCGCAAGGTTACATCCCGGAAGCCGGTTGTCGCCCAGTACGTGGGGGGGACCGAGGCGGGGGCGCGTGCCGGGTCAAGCCATACGGGGGCGATGGCCGGGCCGGACTATCTCTACGAGGGGATCTTCAAACAGGCGGGGGTCATAAGGGTTCATTCCGTGGGGGATCTTTATGCTCACGGCTGGGCGCTGGCAACACAACCGCCGTTGAAAGGAAAAAGGATCGCCGTGCTCACCAATTCGGGCGGGCCGGGAACGGCGATTGCCAATACCTGCAATGCTGGCGGCCTGGATGTGCCTCGTTTTTCGGAGGGGCTGCAGAAAAAGATCAGGCCGATGCTGGAAGATCACGCGCAATGCCTGAACCCGGTGGATATGACTTTCAATATGGATACCCTGTCACTGGCACGGAATATTCCGGAATTGATCATCAAGAGCAACGAGGTGGATGGGATTATCATCCACGGGGTGATGGGAAGTGGGTTTCTCACGGAGTTGTTTCCCCATCTGAAAGATATAACGGGGGCCAGGAGTGAGGAAGACCTTATCGAGTTGCTGGGGGTGGTGGAGGAAGAGATGGAGGAGGTATCAAACTATCCACGGTCATTGTCCATTCCTTTTCTGGTATCTTCATTTCTTGATCGCCACGACAATTTCAACCAGGGCTACCGGGATCAGGGTGTTCCCGTGTATGATGGCCCCGAGAAGGCAGCGCAGGCGATGATCGCCCTGATGAAACACCTGGAGGTGCGCAATCGCGAGGAGAGGAAGGCACCTGTTATACCGGTTCGGTCACAAGAAGCGGCGGCGATCATCACCGCGGCACTGCAGGATGGCCAGGAAGCCCTTGATGAGCATCAGTCGAAGCAGGTGCTTGCTGCTTACGGGATCCCGACAGCACCCGAAAGTCTTGTTGCCACGGAGGAGGAGGCAGTGGAGGCAGCACGCCGATTGGGGTTCCCGGTGGTTCTCAAGGGATGTTCCGCAGAGATCATGCACAAGACAGAGGCGGGGTTGATCCATCTCCGCCTGGGGGATGAGGAAGAGGTGCGGAAATCTTTTGCAGCAATAAGGGAGGCGGCCGGGGATGTGGGGATTCTGGTTTCAAAGATGGTCGCCGGGGAAAGAGAATTCGTGATGGGGATGACCAGGTACAGGGGTTTTGGCCCCATCGTCATGTTCGGGCTAGGCGGTGTCTTCACGGAGGCCCTGCAGGACAATGCTTTCCGGGTGGCGCCCTTGAGTGCGGCGGAAGCCAGGGAGATGATCCATGATATACGGGGCCGGAAGTTGCTGGGGCCCTTCCGGAAAATGCCGGCGGTGAATATCTCCGAACTTGGTGCCATGTTGCAGGCGGTCGGTTTCATCGGCATGCTTCATCCGGAGATAAAGGAAATAGATATCAACCCCGTCATCATCAGCGGTTCCGATCCGGTGGCGGTGGACGCTCTTATCGTTACAGGGTAGCGAGGTGCTGAATCAATTTTCTCCGGGGGGAAGGAAAAAGGGATCCGATGCCGTATCCTTACAGGGAAACTATGGGCATGGGCCTCATCCCCCGGAGAGGAAGACGATAATGATGGATCAGCATGGTGCACTGCCGCCCCGTCAGTTACGGCCAAGGGGAAAAGAAGATTACCGGACGGAACGGGGTCATGCCCCGCGCTGGGAAAAAATAGTTGCTATTGTGGAAAAGGTAGCCCTTGTGGCCGTGCTGTTGCCGGCCCTAGGGCTTTTTGTTTATCTTTTTCCGGGTTTTCTGGCTGCCGATTGGGGAGAAGAGACCGTGTTGGTGATCGGCGATCTCAAGGCCGGGGAGGGGATGGCACGGGCGATGGAGGGGGAAATCTATGTCCGCCTGGAAACCATCAAGGACCATCTCGATCCGCATATACACTGGGATGAACTGGAACAGACGGCGGTCATCACCACGGCAGATCGGGTGATCCATATGCGCAGTGAAACCGTGGCCTCGGAGATAAACTTGCGGCCGGTGGATCTGGAGTTTCCCCTGCTACGGGATGATGAGGAATGCCTCTATCTGCCACTGATGTTTCTATCCGATTTCTATGGTTTGCGGGTGCAATATTTTCCCGGCACGGATACGGTGGTCATCGACCCCAGGGATGACGGGGCCATGGGCGCTGCAGTTGAGGGCGGTGCCATCTGTTTGAGGGAAGGTCCCTCGATCCGTTCTCCGGTGCTGGCAGTTCTGGGTGATGGTGAACTGCTCCGGGTGGAGAAGGATCGCGGCGAAGAATGGATCAGGGCAAGGACGGTGCAGGGGTTGGTGGGGCATGTCCCCCGCCGATATATACGGATGGAAAGTTCATATGCAGCGATGCTGCCCGGGGATATGACGGCCACCGGGAAGGAAGGAACCGTCGGTGACCACG encodes:
- a CDS encoding DUF5320 family protein produces the protein MKMNRGYFGYGYGRGRGAGFGRGAGFGRGAGFGRGAGFGRGAGFGRGWGRGLGLCRQWFYNYGPGPGAYPHLSDSERAELLRMEADALQAELDEVKLEIDQLEKPADE
- a CDS encoding DUF5320 family protein, giving the protein MPAFDGTGPSGRGRRTGHGRGLCIDRTSGMPRRQRISQPGASGSQGARFWGLGPGQRRVRNPGSGPERAWRRRPPR
- a CDS encoding threonine synthase gives rise to the protein MNYISSRGRTAPVSSAQAIKSGLAPDGGLFVPGKTVTVAAPERWAGLGYHALAIEILSLFLTDFTSGELHRAIDAAYRTGKFAAPEVVTLHQLAPPLHFLELWHGPTCAFKDIALQLLPHLLVRSMEKTGEDAGILILVATSGDTGKAALEGFRDVERTRIIVFYPQEGVSEIQKQQMITQEGKNVSVIAVQGNFDDAQSGVKAIFADDSMRKKIAARGYKFSSANSINWGRLLPQIVYYFYAWLTLLGKGNIKQGEPINFVVPSGNFGNILAAYYAKRMGLPIGRLICATNRNDVLAEFIRTGIYDRRRDFVRTISPSMDILISSNLERLLFELTDRDPERVSRWMGELQSRGLYKVDPATAALIGEIFFSASADDHETIATIRRVYNEYGYPLDTHTAVGMAVHEKYLKVTADTAVTVIASTASPFKFNTSVAHALLDAEQIRGRTEYELLDMVARKTGQSIPAGLHRLEERTIRHHTVVDKDRMAGAILDTDF
- a CDS encoding acetate--CoA ligase family protein translates to MSDRSDNPLHKIMNPRSIATVGAGNNPFKMGTLQALSIIKDGFKGKFLPVHPSDRTVLGYPAYPSVADLPEVPDLALFIVPTAMVVPLLADFGKIGTRYAVVSTAGFREIGTEGGELEKKLRETADRYGIRFLGPNCIGLINAHLPLNITVMTLDQKPGALGMASQSGTYITQTLAYLRRRGFHFSKAISVGNEANIDIVDALEYLGEDEETKAIALYIEGIKDGDRFIEVARKVTSRKPVVAQYVGGTEAGARAGSSHTGAMAGPDYLYEGIFKQAGVIRVHSVGDLYAHGWALATQPPLKGKRIAVLTNSGGPGTAIANTCNAGGLDVPRFSEGLQKKIRPMLEDHAQCLNPVDMTFNMDTLSLARNIPELIIKSNEVDGIIIHGVMGSGFLTELFPHLKDITGARSEEDLIELLGVVEEEMEEVSNYPRSLSIPFLVSSFLDRHDNFNQGYRDQGVPVYDGPEKAAQAMIALMKHLEVRNREERKAPVIPVRSQEAAAIITAALQDGQEALDEHQSKQVLAAYGIPTAPESLVATEEEAVEAARRLGFPVVLKGCSAEIMHKTEAGLIHLRLGDEEEVRKSFAAIREAAGDVGILVSKMVAGEREFVMGMTRYRGFGPIVMFGLGGVFTEALQDNAFRVAPLSAAEAREMIHDIRGRKLLGPFRKMPAVNISELGAMLQAVGFIGMLHPEIKEIDINPVIISGSDPVAVDALIVTG
- a CDS encoding 3-hydroxyacyl-CoA dehydrogenase, which encodes MAVKEIKKAAVLGAGVMGATIAAHLANVGIPVLLMDIVPRELTPDEEKKGLTLDSPAVRNRLSNAGKAGLIKKRPAPMNPLYKNSSAELISVGNFEDDMEKLKDVDWIIEVILENMEIKKKLFKNLESYWTPGTIVSSNTSGLSINEMVSDCSENFRRYFIGTHFFNPPRHMKLLEIIPCRETIKEVTDYMHNFCEKSLGKGVVFAKDTPNFVANRIGTYAMMYTIKLMEEMDLTIPEVDAITGPPMGHPKTASFKTLDFVGLDTFVNVAKTCFDKSDDEEEKEIMTPPKFLSSMLEKKLLGDKAKQGFYKKERVEGKTNRYVLDHKTVEYIPLERPKIDTLKKVKQAGLHKGFKLLLETDDTAGQFAWKLTKKFLQYSANLIGEIADDIVNIDRAMRWGFNWKLGPFESWDAIGLKNSVKKMKEEGEAIPAVVEEMLAKGCNSFYREDNEGNLYFYDIRTKDYQKVPTGTEKVDFPVKTVSFMVKGNRIIAENPDPIKLDVLKKQNKVVKSVDDGSLIDLGDGIVCLEMHAPQQAISPSFTDFIFEAVEEAEKNYIGLVVGNEAENYCVGANVALVMMAAQGGEWEMLEQSVKAFQDACMALKYAKIPTVAAPHGMTLGGGMEICVHCDRIHAAAETYIGQVEMGVGLIPGGGGNKELLIRYIEGIPEDIGGVNMLPLVQKAFEHIAMARIAFNAFEAKELRYFRPTDRVTYNLDYLIYDAKQTALAMAIEGYIPPRPKLIKVLGRDGIAAFKAGLYTMLWGKYISEHDMKIAGEVAFVLSGGEILPGSLVSEQYLLDIEREAFLRLCAEEKTHERITAMLTTGKPLRN